The Ketogulonicigenium vulgare WSH-001 genome includes a region encoding these proteins:
- a CDS encoding ABC transporter permease: protein MIRKIWSLPSGRISILFLLFILTLAVFGPWLAPYDPLRGSAAVLAHPSAAHWLGTDYMGRDVLSRILAGSTISVFGSVQVAIIALVVGAIPGILSVYLGRSFEWLTLRLVDTLIALPFLVFAVAVTALLGNAIPQAMLVVGVMVSPVFYRVARAATLGISRAQYVEAAMLSGASTGWIVRHHVWSKVMPAIAVALANTMGTGFVVVSSLTFLGIGVQPPAPTWGGVLASDLGYLGFRPYAPIFTTVLIVLTVLAFNLLADVIRDVTGEAGRSLLLRRKTAPMPATATGGN from the coding sequence ATGATCCGCAAAATCTGGTCGCTGCCGTCCGGGCGTATCTCGATCCTCTTCTTGCTTTTTATCCTGACGCTTGCGGTCTTTGGCCCGTGGCTGGCGCCCTATGATCCGCTGCGCGGCTCTGCGGCGGTGCTGGCCCATCCCAGCGCCGCGCATTGGCTGGGCACGGATTATATGGGCCGTGATGTCCTTAGCCGCATTCTGGCGGGATCGACCATCAGCGTGTTCGGATCGGTTCAGGTGGCCATCATCGCGCTGGTGGTGGGTGCCATTCCGGGGATCTTGTCGGTCTACCTGGGGCGCAGCTTTGAATGGCTGACCTTGCGGCTGGTCGACACATTGATCGCACTGCCGTTTCTGGTGTTCGCCGTCGCGGTCACAGCCCTTCTAGGAAATGCCATTCCGCAGGCGATGCTGGTGGTCGGGGTGATGGTCTCGCCGGTCTTTTACCGCGTGGCGCGTGCCGCAACACTGGGCATCTCGCGCGCGCAATATGTCGAGGCGGCGATGCTATCGGGGGCCTCGACCGGATGGATCGTGCGCCACCATGTCTGGTCAAAGGTGATGCCGGCCATTGCCGTGGCGCTTGCAAATACAATGGGCACCGGGTTTGTGGTCGTCTCTAGCCTGACATTCCTTGGGATTGGCGTGCAGCCGCCCGCGCCGACCTGGGGCGGGGTGCTGGCCTCTGACCTCGGCTATCTGGGCTTTCGGCCCTATGCGCCCATTTTCACCACCGTGCTAATCGTGCTGACGGTGCTGGCGTTTAACCTGCTGGCGGATGTGATCCGCGAT